Genomic DNA from Filimonas effusa:
CAGGAAATGGGCCGCGTGGCCATGAAGCTGCTGATAGATCACATTTCAAAAGGTTTTGGCAAATACAAACCGGTACACAGGATACTACCTACCAAACTGATTGTGCGACAATCATCGATAAGGTGAATACGCCTATCGCTCAATTCCGTTTTGCTTGTTGTATTTCATTTAACTTACTCGTCAATTTTACCTTTTCGTTGCTTTCGTTTGTCGTGAATCGGAGAATAGGGAATTATATTTCCCCAATATTTCATCTCAATTCCCAGATTTTTGAAAAGGCTGTATAAACAAAACTGAAAAAGGAGTTACGGTTCCTTTCGGGCTTTTTTATGTTTTTTAATTTAGTTCCAGTGTGGCGAGCAAGGGTGGTTTATATTCTTGCATGAAGTCGTACCGAAAAAACATGTACAGGTCCGTGTCTGTCTTTATTATAACCTGGGTTAAGCAGGAACTGGTATGCTCCGGTCAGATAAAGTTGTGATGGCACCAGCTCTGCAGCGTAGAATAGTTCGGTTAAATGTTCCCAGCCATAGTTGAGGTTGCCATCGCCCAGCATAAAACCTTTTCCACCTGCTTTCAGATAATCTTCATGTGCCTTTGAAATACCCGATGCAACATAAGCCAACCCGGCATTATCCGCCGCTCTCTTCCACCGTTCACCTGCCATCGATAATCCGAAGCTTAAAGAGTGATCTATTTCAGTAAACGCCCAGGTTTCATTTCGTCCGTCATTCCAACCTGCCCTGGCAAAACACCCCAAACTACTTGTAATCTTTTGTTCCATATTTAAACCGAAGCCGAATTTCGTGTTTCCATATTGCCGTGTTTCCTCTATTTCGGGATTGACCGGACTAAGCGCTATGCTTTGTTTGTAGTTGCCCAGATTGGCAGTGGTAAAGAAGCCCAAGATCCTGATAGCTCCATCAAGGCCTGCAAACTTGTGTTTGTGCGTGTATTCAATGGTGTGTGAGCTTGCTTTCGAGATATTCCAATTCATGTCATTGCCGTTGGCCTCTTTAGCAACCAATGCAGCGCCATAGCGAAGCTCATGCTGTGGCGTCACGAATTCGAGTACAATGGCAGGCGTATAACCTCTTGTATTTGCCGGATAATCCCAAGCTCCGTTGGCCATAAGCGCCCAGCTCATGAATTGCGTTCTGGGGTCGTGACTGAATTTGTTGTTGTCGAAATAATCTGTCGATCCTATTTTACCTATTGTGAAAGCAAAATATTTAAGCGGCGTATTTCCGTCCAATTGATTAAAATCAGCTTGCTGATAACCTGTTTCTTTTGTTAACGCAACTATTTGCCTGTAAAAAAGCCGGGCTAAATAGATTTTGGGAGCGGGGTCACCCACTCTGAATGTTTCGCCATTTGTAGCAGCAGCGACTCCCAATGCCTGGCTTAATCCTGCTCCTCCTGCAATTTCGGGATTAATAAACAAGCTTGCTCCTTTCCATAGCCGTGTTCCTGCAAATAAGGTAGCAGTAATGGATGTCTGGTTTTCTCCCTGAGTAAGAAGACTGTTATCACCGGTATATTTTGCGTTAAAAGACGGCTTCGACTGGCTTATGACAGTGGTTTGTGCGTGGACAGAGAAACGGTCATTTTTGGATGTATCAGGCTGTTGAGCCATTGCATTTACTGAGAGCAATTCCAATATTAGAATACCTATTATCCATTTCATAGCAGCTTCTTGCAACCCGGCACCCCAGGCCAGTGAACAAATACGTATTATATAAATCGATCTATCAAGAGCAATTTATTAAAAGCTATGATATAAAAAATAAAAATCTATACAGGAAACACAACACATTTATTTAAATCATCATTTAACCGGTTTCAGGAAGCAGCTGCTGGCAAAGAAGATGCCATATGTTCCATAAATGATGGAGAGGGATTATATTTGACACTGCACCTAACTTATAGATATGAAAACGATTGCCGTTCTACTGGCACTGCTTCCTATGTACCTGTCTGCGCAACATGCAACAGATGGTCCTTATATTATATATCGTAATGATGACAGCGCTGTGGTGAAGGTGCT
This window encodes:
- a CDS encoding carbohydrate porin, with product MKWIIGILILELLSVNAMAQQPDTSKNDRFSVHAQTTVISQSKPSFNAKYTGDNSLLTQGENQTSITATLFAGTRLWKGASLFINPEIAGGAGLSQALGVAAATNGETFRVGDPAPKIYLARLFYRQIVALTKETGYQQADFNQLDGNTPLKYFAFTIGKIGSTDYFDNNKFSHDPRTQFMSWALMANGAWDYPANTRGYTPAIVLEFVTPQHELRYGAALVAKEANGNDMNWNISKASSHTIEYTHKHKFAGLDGAIRILGFFTTANLGNYKQSIALSPVNPEIEETRQYGNTKFGFGLNMEQKITSSLGCFARAGWNDGRNETWAFTEIDHSLSFGLSMAGERWKRAADNAGLAYVASGISKAHEDYLKAGGKGFMLGDGNLNYGWEHLTELFYAAELVPSQLYLTGAYQFLLNPGYNKDRHGPVHVFSVRLHARI